In Capsicum annuum cultivar UCD-10X-F1 chromosome 11, UCD10Xv1.1, whole genome shotgun sequence, one genomic interval encodes:
- the LOC124888789 gene encoding uncharacterized protein LOC124888789: MVQSQQTDDACLTITTKSGKILFGLYMGKSTNSEIVVDEPEENNLVECEKPDSSIYASKKALEQMPGYEKFMKDFVTKKQAASCELEAYLYLSSAISTRTIMQKKPNPCVVIIPYIIGTMRFTNALCDLGAFINLMPLTIYKKLGMGNPTPTNMRLVIADRSVKRSIGILYDVLVKVSNFIFPIDFVILDCEVDFKIPIILDQPFLSTESVLIDLRVNELLFRVNDEVDVARIEQLTIKPLAVVMMNYDSEGMEEYDETFCALSSIGSYPYAPKNLDLDLVNRPTAPAKPSIEEPPILELKELLGHLRYVFLGKGKTLPVTVAVDLKEQQVK; encoded by the exons ATGGTTCAGAGTCAGCAAACTGATGACGCATGTCTGACAATTACCACTAAGAGTGGTAAGATCTTATTTGGCCTTTATATGGGCAAGTCTACGAATAGTGAGATAGTTGTAGATGAACCAGAAGAAAATAACCTAGTAGAGTGTGAGAAGCCAGATAGCTCTATTTATGCATCGAagaag gcacttgagcaaatgccaggatatgaaaaattcatgaaggactttGTTACCAAGAAACAAGCAGCGAGTTGTGAATTGGAGGCATACCTTTACCTTTCTAgcgctatttctacaaggaccaTAATGCAAAAGAAGCCGAATCCATGTGTAGTCATTATTCCCTACATAATTGGAACTATGAGGTTCACTAATGCACTGTGTGATCTAGGAGCattcattaatttgatgccattgactatttataaaaagttggggaTGGggaatcccacacccaccaacatgagaCTGGTGATAGCGGACAGGTCAGTAAAGCGGTCTATTGGCattctgtatgatgtgttggtaaaggtttcAAATTTCATATTCCCGATAGACTTTGTCATTCTAGACTGCGAGGTGGACTTTAAGATTCCCATAATCTTGGATCAACCTTTTCTCTCAAccgaaagtgtgttgattgatttgagagtgaATGAACTCTTATTCAGGGTAAATGATGAAGTG GATGTAGCCAGAATTGAACAACTTACTATCAAACCTTTGGCCGTGGTCATGATGAACTATGATAGTGAAGGTATGGAGGAGTATGATGAGACATTTTGTGCCTTGAGTAGCATAGGGTCATacccttatgctcctaaaaattTGGACCTTGACCTTGTTAATCGACCAACGgcaccagccaagccatctattgaagaaccCCCAATATTGGAGTTGAAGGAGTTGCTTGGACACTTACGATATGTGTTTCTGGGTAAAGGAAAGACGCTACCTGTTACTGTTGCAGTTGATTTGAAAGAACAACAGGTAAAGtaa